A single genomic interval of Lathyrus oleraceus cultivar Zhongwan6 chromosome 7, CAAS_Psat_ZW6_1.0, whole genome shotgun sequence harbors:
- the LOC127104533 gene encoding uncharacterized protein LOC127104533 translates to MANINPPETQNSQNPSTSSILPPSSSMGANTGTTHASKIVSSMNTTQSNQYMTAQVARMSEFLGIPQHQRPLPRDWVRENQEPTLEEDLTINQVLQNQGGIVVPPRIEPHVHREPRVLMVNRNQNVDDIIWQVRHDDVAADNNLAAIVERIMVRNGVNFGLRTPDYTSPLAEYVLQTDAPLRTKIPKFTKFVRDTTEYIIEHVARYLIEAGDMSNNENLRMKFFPSSITKNAFTWSQLCPKIRSIHGTS, encoded by the exons ATGGCGAATATTAATCCTCCAGAAACTCAGAATTCTCAAAACCCATCAACTAGCAGCATATTGCCTCCTTCTTCTTCGATGGGGGCAAATACGGGTACAACGCATGCCTCCAAAATAGTTTCGTCTATG AATACAACTCAGTCGAATCAATATATGACAGCACAAGTGGCTCGAATGTCTGAGTTTCTTGGCATACCTCAGCACCAGCGTCCCCTGCCCAGGGATTGGGTAAGAGAGAATCAAGAGCCCACGCTTGAGGAGGACCTCACCATTAACCAGGTCCTACAAAATCAAGGGGGAATAGTAGTACCTCCTAGGATCGAACCACATGTGCACAGGGAACCAAGGGTGTTAATGGTAAATAGGAATCAAAATGTCGATGATATCATATGGCAAGTTCGACATGATGATGTGGCAGCAGATAATAATCTAGCAGCCATAGTCGAGAGAATTATGGTTCGAAATGGGGTAAATTTTGGTCTCAGAACACCAGATTATACATCGCCTTTGGCAGAATATGTCTTACAGACAGATGCGCCCCTGAGGAccaaaatccccaaattcaccAAGTTTGTTAGGGATACTACTGAATATATTATCGAACATGTGGCAAGATATCTAATTGAAGCTGGAGATATGTCAAATAACGAGAATCTTCGGATGAAATTTTTTCCAAGTTCTATTACCAAGAATGCTTTTACATGGTCACAACTTTGCCCTAAAATTCGATCCATTCATGGAACCAGCTAG